GTCGGAGGCGTGGATCAGGTTCTCCCGGACGATCACACCGAAGTCCCCGCGGATGGAACCGGGGGCGGCGGCGATCGGGTCGGTGGGGCCGGCCAGCGCGCGCACGCCCTCGATGACCCGCTCGCCCTCGACGATCAGCGCCACCACCGGGCCGGAGGCCATGAACTCCACCAGCGGCTCGTAGAAGGGCTTGCCCTTGTGCTCGCCGTAGTGCTGCTCCAGCGTGTCCT
Above is a window of Streptomyces sp. NBC_00490 DNA encoding:
- the ndk gene encoding nucleoside-diphosphate kinase — protein: MSQRTLVLLKPDAVRRGLTGEIISRIERKAGWQITALELRTLDQDTLEQHYGEHKGKPFYEPLVEFMASGPVVALIVEGERVIEGVRALAGPTDPIAAAPGSIRGDFGVIVRENLIHASDSEESAEREVKIFFPGRA